A stretch of Faecalibacterium duncaniae DNA encodes these proteins:
- a CDS encoding sigma-70 family RNA polymerase sigma factor has translation MKQTNERLCALAQKGDAAALDSLIDNNKSFIGKVANDLFRSMNLAQAGLNLDTDDLKQAGNMGLWKAVPKFDAARGMKFLTYAAPAIRNAMMDMVRDAFTAFEQRMVTEDKDGICCQRVSLDDVLPGEEQLRRIEAIADPYAMQPQTIMEEQELRRELYDGLKRLTQREQTYLLYRYGFTDGEEHPLIGTAIYFHLTKGRAQKTEEQAMDNLWLELPWWFI, from the coding sequence ATGAAGCAGACGAATGAACGGCTTTGTGCGCTGGCACAGAAAGGCGATGCTGCCGCGCTGGACAGCCTGATCGACAACAACAAGTCCTTTATCGGCAAGGTGGCGAATGACCTTTTTCGCAGCATGAATCTGGCACAGGCTGGCCTGAACCTTGACACGGACGATTTGAAACAGGCAGGGAATATGGGCTTGTGGAAAGCCGTGCCGAAGTTCGATGCGGCGCGCGGCATGAAGTTCCTGACCTATGCGGCTCCTGCTATCCGTAACGCCATGATGGATATGGTTCGGGATGCCTTTACTGCTTTTGAGCAGCGGATGGTGACGGAGGATAAGGACGGTATCTGCTGCCAGCGCGTTTCGCTGGACGATGTTCTGCCGGGAGAGGAACAACTGCGGCGCATCGAAGCCATAGCCGACCCCTACGCCATGCAGCCGCAGACCATTATGGAGGAACAGGAATTGCGCCGGGAACTGTACGATGGTCTGAAACGGCTGACCCAACGGGAGCAGACCTATCTGCTGTACCGCTATGGCTTCACCGATGGCGAGGAACATCCGCTGATCGGCACGGCGATATATTTCCACCTGACAAAAGGCCGCGCCCAAAAGACCGAGGAACAGGCTATGGATAACCTGTGGCTGGAATTGCCGTGGTGGTTTATCTGA
- a CDS encoding DUF3592 domain-containing protein, with the protein MKITRDKMFFSKDLIHTLAYVGMFVAAIISVGACKSGIWVAAILAWIVAGIIIGLAIISDYKKAELLKNGTRIIGKVTATKRVHIKFHMSTYHLADEDVIYPYVVHYQYKVKGETYNGKSQWFWFNPCIPKGAPIKILVDPKNPARSTVLKPES; encoded by the coding sequence ATGAAAATTACACGAGATAAAATGTTTTTTTCAAAAGATCTTATTCATACACTGGCATATGTCGGAATGTTCGTGGCGGCAATTATATCGGTTGGAGCGTGTAAGTCTGGTATTTGGGTGGCTGCGATATTAGCATGGATTGTAGCAGGTATAATTATCGGATTGGCGATTATTTCCGACTATAAAAAGGCAGAACTTTTGAAAAATGGAACAAGAATCATCGGAAAGGTTACAGCAACAAAACGAGTACATATAAAATTTCATATGAGTACCTACCACCTTGCCGATGAAGATGTAATCTATCCATATGTGGTACATTATCAGTATAAAGTTAAAGGTGAAACCTATAATGGAAAGTCGCAGTGGTTTTGGTTCAATCCATGTATTCCGAAAGGGGCACCAATAAAAATTCTAGTAGACCCAAAGAATCCGGCCCGAAGTACAGTTCTCAAACCAGAAAGCTAA
- a CDS encoding MFS transporter translates to MTQNNNSWRKTYFTLLAGQAISFISSGILQMAIIFYLVAKTNSAIILTAATLIGFLPQACLGPFAGAFVDRHSRKSVMIGADLIIAAAGGILALVAFYMELPVWSIMVVLLIRSAGTAFHSPAFSAATPMIVPKEELTKCAGYTQTMQAVSAIISPAAAAFLYAVWPLNAIILLDIVGAILACVTVAISSIPTPELCPETKRQQFLQDMKEGYVVLKQNRGLFALLWIGVIYMFFYMPISTLFPLICMSYFKGTPAHASAAEIAFAVGMLLGGVILSIWGGFKKRRYTIGLSVLLMGVSNMLSGLLPPDAFLVFVVCCTVMGISAPFYGVQNAIFQETVKPEYLGRVFSLLTSAASLAMPFGLVISGPLAERLGVEKWFVICGIGIIIVALAVFLLPGLREIDNTQ, encoded by the coding sequence ATGACCCAAAACAACAATTCATGGAGAAAAACTTATTTTACACTTCTTGCCGGACAAGCAATATCCTTTATTAGCAGCGGTATTTTGCAAATGGCCATTATCTTTTATTTGGTTGCGAAAACTAATTCTGCAATCATATTGACGGCGGCAACACTGATTGGATTTTTGCCGCAAGCCTGTTTAGGCCCGTTTGCAGGTGCTTTTGTTGACCGGCACAGCCGTAAAAGCGTAATGATTGGTGCGGATTTGATAATTGCCGCCGCTGGCGGTATTCTGGCGCTGGTGGCGTTTTACATGGAATTGCCCGTATGGTCTATTATGGTTGTCCTGTTAATCCGAAGTGCGGGAACTGCTTTTCATTCTCCAGCATTCAGCGCAGCAACACCTATGATTGTGCCAAAAGAGGAACTTACAAAATGCGCTGGTTACACGCAGACCATGCAAGCAGTAAGTGCGATTATCAGTCCAGCTGCCGCAGCGTTTTTATATGCTGTTTGGCCTCTTAATGCAATTATATTGTTAGATATTGTGGGTGCAATCCTTGCCTGTGTGACTGTTGCGATTTCGTCCATACCAACGCCTGAACTATGTCCAGAAACGAAAAGACAACAGTTTTTACAGGATATGAAAGAGGGGTATGTGGTATTAAAGCAAAACAGGGGCCTCTTTGCTCTGCTCTGGATTGGTGTAATTTATATGTTCTTTTATATGCCAATCAGTACGCTTTTTCCTCTCATCTGTATGTCATACTTCAAAGGAACACCGGCCCATGCCTCTGCCGCTGAAATTGCTTTTGCGGTTGGTATGCTGCTTGGCGGAGTCATTCTGAGCATTTGGGGCGGTTTTAAGAAACGGCGGTACACCATCGGTCTTTCCGTTCTCCTGATGGGCGTTAGCAATATGCTCTCCGGGCTTTTGCCGCCAGACGCATTTCTTGTCTTTGTTGTGTGCTGTACTGTTATGGGAATTTCCGCTCCATTTTACGGTGTGCAAAATGCGATTTTTCAAGAAACGGTCAAACCAGAATATCTGGGGAGAGTTTTTTCTCTACTGACAAGCGCCGCTTCCCTCGCCATGCCGTTTGGCCTTGTCATTTCCGGGCCTCTGGCGGAGCGGCTGGGAGTTGAGAAATGGTTTGTCATTTGCGGAATTGGCATTATCATCGTTGCGCTTGCCGTATTTTTACTACCCGGTTTGAGAGAGATTGACAATACGCAATAA
- a CDS encoding helix-turn-helix domain-containing protein codes for MSLSIQERLKDLRVERGLTLGQLAEQTGLSKSALGSYETEDFKDISHYALIRLAKFYGVTADYLLGLSEMKNHPNADLADLRLSDEMIDLLKSGRIDNTLLCELAAHPDFPRLMADLEIYVNGTALKQAQGANAIVDTMSATVIKKHNPGMSDTQLRQLITAHIDEDEFCRYVIQRDINGIALALRETHKDDFFSVPEDNPLKEMLETAGEIVSQDSDTEQAYLAFICKRLKLNFRKLSVEERKWLKKIAEKSDLLKNPKPQRGRR; via the coding sequence ATGTCTTTATCCATACAAGAGCGATTAAAAGACCTACGTGTGGAGCGTGGCTTGACGCTGGGGCAGCTTGCGGAGCAGACCGGGCTTTCCAAGTCTGCGCTGGGCAGTTACGAAACGGAAGACTTCAAGGACATCAGCCACTATGCCCTTATCCGGCTGGCGAAGTTTTACGGTGTGACCGCTGATTATCTGCTGGGGCTGTCTGAAATGAAAAATCACCCAAACGCCGATCTTGCAGACCTGCGTTTGAGTGATGAAATGATTGACCTGCTGAAAAGCGGGAGGATAGACAATACCCTGCTGTGTGAGCTGGCGGCGCACCCGGATTTCCCCCGGCTGATGGCTGACCTTGAAATCTATGTGAACGGAACGGCACTGAAACAGGCGCAGGGTGCAAACGCCATAGTGGACACGATGAGCGCAACTGTTATAAAAAAGCATAATCCTGGCATGAGTGATACGCAGTTAAGACAGCTTATCACCGCCCATATTGATGAGGACGAGTTTTGCCGCTATGTGATACAACGGGACATAAACGGGATTGCCCTTGCTCTGCGGGAAACACACAAGGACGATTTTTTCAGCGTCCCAGAGGATAACCCGCTAAAAGAAATGCTGGAAACTGCTGGTGAAATCGTCAGCCAGGACAGCGACACGGAACAAGCGTACTTGGCGTTTATCTGCAAACGGCTCAAGCTGAATTTTAGGAAGCTGTCAGTAGAAGAACGGAAGTGGCTGAAAAAGATTGCGGAAAAATCCGACTTGCTGAAGAATCCAAAACCGCAGAGAGGACGAAGATAA
- a CDS encoding cysteine-rich VLP domain-containing protein, giving the protein MSKRPYQHLPPLEHRPDGSPYRITPPQKRRASGLIRRECCNCEDGNCLALDDGDTCACPQMISFSVCCKWFRWAVLPLDRTLEAEIYRDRDLKRCAECGGVFVPKSNRGKYCPDCAARVHRRQKTESERKRRSAVDS; this is encoded by the coding sequence ATGAGCAAAAGACCCTATCAACACCTGCCGCCGCTGGAACACAGGCCGGACGGCTCCCCCTACCGCATAACCCCGCCCCAGAAGAGACGAGCCAGCGGCCTGATACGCCGGGAGTGCTGCAACTGCGAGGACGGAAACTGCCTTGCGCTGGACGATGGCGACACCTGCGCCTGTCCGCAGATGATTTCGTTCTCCGTCTGCTGCAAGTGGTTCCGCTGGGCGGTCTTGCCGCTGGACAGGACGCTGGAAGCGGAGATTTACCGGGACAGGGACTTGAAACGCTGTGCGGAGTGCGGCGGTGTGTTCGTCCCGAAGTCCAACCGGGGCAAATACTGCCCGGACTGCGCCGCCAGAGTTCACAGGCGGCAGAAAACAGAAAGTGAACGGAAAAGGAGGTCTGCTGTGGACAGTTAA
- a CDS encoding replication initiator protein A has translation MTNTIYIHQPEKAFSFTRLPNFLFEAPTFQPLSNEAKVLYAFVLRRAELSRKNGWADEYGRVYLYYPICEVVALLRCGRQKAVNTLRELQYAGLVEIQKQGCGKPNRIYPKSYEAVPNTDFKKSGYGTPEG, from the coding sequence ATGACAAACACGATTTATATTCACCAGCCGGAAAAGGCGTTCAGTTTCACCCGGCTCCCCAATTTCCTTTTTGAAGCACCCACATTCCAGCCCTTGAGCAACGAAGCGAAGGTGCTGTATGCCTTTGTCCTGCGCCGGGCGGAGTTGTCCCGGAAGAACGGCTGGGCGGACGAGTACGGGCGGGTCTACCTGTACTACCCCATCTGCGAGGTGGTCGCTTTGCTCCGCTGCGGGCGGCAGAAAGCGGTCAACACCCTGCGGGAGTTGCAGTATGCGGGGCTGGTGGAAATCCAGAAACAGGGCTGTGGAAAACCCAACCGCATTTACCCGAAATCCTATGAAGCGGTTCCAAACACCGACTTCAAGAAATCCGGTTATGGTACGCCGGAGGGCTGA
- the mobV gene encoding MobV family relaxase, whose product MAQHAILRFEKHKGHPAGPLEAHHERKKEQYASNPDIDTSRSKYNFHIVKPDGRYYHFIQSRIEQARCRTRKDSTRFVDTLITASPEFFKGKSPKEIAAYFQRAADFLIDRVGRENIVSAMVHMDEKTPHLHLVFVPLTKDNRLCAKEIIGNRANLTKWQDDFHACMVEQYPDLERGESASKTGRKHIPTRLFKQAVNLSKQARAIEAVLSGITPLNAGKKKEEALSMLKKWFPQMENFSGQLKKYKVTINDLLAENEKLEVRAKASEKGKMNDTMERAKLKSELDDMRRLVDRIPPEILAELKRQQRQHGKER is encoded by the coding sequence ATGGCACAACACGCAATTTTGCGATTTGAGAAGCACAAGGGCCACCCGGCGGGGCCGCTGGAAGCCCACCATGAACGGAAAAAGGAGCAGTACGCCAGCAACCCGGACATTGACACCAGCCGGAGCAAGTACAATTTCCACATCGTCAAGCCGGATGGCCGCTACTACCATTTCATTCAGAGCCGCATCGAGCAGGCCAGATGCCGCACCCGCAAGGACAGCACTCGGTTTGTGGACACGCTGATTACCGCCAGCCCGGAGTTTTTCAAGGGCAAGTCCCCAAAGGAGATAGCGGCCTACTTCCAGAGGGCGGCGGACTTCCTCATTGACCGGGTGGGCCGGGAGAACATCGTTTCGGCTATGGTACACATGGATGAAAAAACGCCCCATCTGCACTTGGTCTTTGTGCCGCTGACAAAGGACAACCGCCTGTGCGCCAAAGAAATTATCGGCAACCGGGCCAATCTGACGAAGTGGCAGGACGATTTTCACGCCTGTATGGTGGAGCAGTACCCCGACCTGGAGCGTGGGGAAAGCGCCAGCAAGACGGGCCGGAAGCATATCCCCACCCGGCTGTTCAAACAGGCGGTCAACCTCTCCAAACAGGCGAGGGCCATTGAAGCGGTTCTCTCCGGCATTACCCCGCTGAACGCCGGAAAGAAGAAAGAGGAAGCCCTCTCCATGCTGAAAAAGTGGTTTCCGCAGATGGAGAACTTCTCCGGGCAACTGAAAAAATACAAGGTCACAATCAATGACTTGTTAGCGGAAAATGAAAAGCTGGAAGTCAGGGCAAAGGCCAGCGAAAAAGGCAAGATGAATGACACGATGGAACGGGCGAAGTTAAAAAGCGAACTGGACGATATGCGGCGGCTGGTTGACCGTATCCCGCCGGAGATTTTAGCGGAACTGAAACGGCAACAGCGGCAGCATGGAAAGGAAAGGTGA
- a CDS encoding recombinase family protein: MNNRIDAIYARQSVDKKDSISIESQIEFCKYELKGGNCKEYTDKGYSGKNTDRPKFQELVRDIKRGLIAKVVVYKLDRISRSILDFANMMELFQQYNVEFVSSTEKFDTSTPMGRAMLNICIVFAQLERETIQKRVTDAYYSRSQRGFKMGGKAPYGFHTEPIKMDGINTKKLVVNPEEAANIRLMFEMYAQPTTSYGDITRYFAEQGILFHGKELIRPTLAQMLRNPVYVQADLDVYEFFKSQGTVIVNDVADFTGMNGCYLYQGRDVKASKKNDLKDQMLVLAPHEGIVPSDTWLTCRKKLMNNMKIQSARKATHTWLAGKIKCGNCGYALMSIYNPSGKQYLRCTKRLDNKSCPGCGKIITSELEAVVYQQMVKKLASYKTLTGKKKAAKANPKITALQVELAHVDSEIEKLVDSLTGANNVLFSYVNVKIAELDGRKQELLARIAELTVEAISPEQVSQISGYLDTWENVSFDDKRRVVDLMITTIAATSDSLNITWKI, encoded by the coding sequence ATGAACAATCGGATAGACGCAATCTATGCAAGACAATCGGTAGACAAAAAGGACAGCATTTCCATTGAAAGCCAGATTGAATTTTGCAAATACGAGTTGAAAGGCGGTAACTGCAAGGAATACACAGACAAAGGGTACAGCGGCAAGAACACAGACCGTCCGAAGTTTCAAGAACTGGTGCGGGACATCAAGCGGGGCTTGATTGCAAAGGTCGTGGTTTACAAGCTCGACCGTATCAGCCGTTCCATTCTGGACTTTGCCAACATGATGGAGCTGTTCCAGCAGTACAATGTGGAGTTTGTGTCCTCTACGGAAAAGTTTGATACCTCCACGCCGATGGGACGGGCCATGCTGAATATCTGTATCGTGTTCGCCCAGCTTGAACGGGAAACGATACAGAAGCGGGTAACGGACGCTTACTACTCCCGCAGTCAGCGGGGCTTTAAGATGGGCGGGAAAGCCCCTTACGGCTTCCATACGGAGCCTATCAAGATGGACGGTATCAACACAAAGAAGCTGGTGGTAAACCCGGAGGAAGCGGCCAATATCCGGCTGATGTTTGAGATGTACGCCCAGCCCACAACTTCCTACGGGGACATTACCCGGTACTTTGCCGAACAGGGGATTTTGTTCCATGGCAAAGAGCTGATACGCCCCACGCTGGCGCAGATGTTACGCAATCCTGTCTATGTGCAGGCAGACCTTGATGTGTACGAATTTTTCAAAAGTCAAGGTACAGTCATTGTCAATGACGTTGCCGATTTTACGGGCATGAACGGCTGCTATCTGTATCAAGGGCGAGATGTAAAGGCCAGCAAGAAAAACGACTTAAAAGACCAAATGCTGGTACTGGCTCCCCATGAGGGTATCGTCCCCTCCGACACCTGGCTGACCTGCCGCAAGAAGCTGATGAACAACATGAAAATCCAGTCTGCCCGGAAAGCCACCCACACATGGCTGGCAGGAAAAATCAAGTGCGGGAATTGCGGGTATGCTCTTATGAGTATCTACAATCCCTCCGGCAAACAGTATCTCCGCTGCACGAAACGGCTGGACAATAAAAGCTGTCCTGGCTGTGGGAAAATCATCACTTCGGAACTGGAAGCGGTTGTTTATCAGCAGATGGTAAAGAAGCTGGCAAGCTACAAGACGCTGACAGGAAAAAAGAAAGCGGCAAAGGCAAACCCGAAAATCACCGCCCTGCAAGTGGAACTTGCCCATGTAGACAGCGAGATTGAAAAGCTGGTGGACAGTCTGACGGGGGCAAACAATGTCCTGTTCTCCTATGTGAATGTGAAGATAGCGGAACTGGACGGGCGCAAGCAGGAACTTCTGGCAAGGATAGCGGAGTTGACTGTGGAGGCCATCAGCCCGGAACAGGTCAGCCAGATTTCCGGCTACCTCGATACCTGGGAGAATGTATCTTTTGATGACAAGCGGCGTGTGGTGGATTTGATGATCACCACCATAGCCGCCACAAGCGACAGCTTGAACATCACATGGAAAATCTGA
- a CDS encoding type II toxin-antitoxin system RelB/DinJ family antitoxin, producing the protein MTLNLRVNPTVKQQAEDVLKQLGIPMATAIDMYLRQITLTGGIPFSLSLPKAPAALNADTMTDDQLHAALQVGIKEIQNGDTVDAASAFAQFREQHR; encoded by the coding sequence ATGACACTTAACCTTCGTGTCAACCCTACTGTCAAGCAGCAAGCCGAAGATGTACTGAAGCAGCTCGGAATCCCGATGGCAACAGCTATTGATATGTACCTGCGCCAGATCACCCTGACTGGCGGCATTCCGTTCTCGCTGTCCCTGCCGAAGGCTCCTGCGGCTCTGAACGCTGACACCATGACCGATGACCAGCTCCATGCAGCCTTGCAGGTGGGCATTAAGGAGATTCAGAACGGTGATACCGTGGATGCTGCAAGCGCATTCGCACAGTTCAGGGAACAGCACAGATGA
- a CDS encoding type II toxin-antitoxin system RelE/ParE family toxin: protein MKQYDVKISHAALSDMEQIYSYIADRLLEPDTAMAQYNRIAEAIQSLNILPERCALVESEPERTQGLRQMLVDNYSVFYIVGEDAVSVARVLYSASDLVRRLRRMK from the coding sequence ATGAAGCAGTATGACGTGAAAATTTCCCATGCAGCCCTCAGCGATATGGAGCAGATCTACAGCTATATTGCCGACCGTCTGCTGGAGCCTGACACGGCCATGGCGCAGTATAACCGCATTGCAGAAGCCATTCAGTCGCTGAACATTCTGCCGGAACGCTGTGCGCTGGTAGAGAGCGAGCCGGAGCGCACCCAAGGGCTGCGGCAGATGCTGGTGGACAACTACTCGGTGTTCTACATCGTGGGCGAGGATGCCGTGTCGGTGGCCCGTGTGCTGTACAGTGCATCCGACCTTGTGCGCCGTCTGCGGAGAATGAAGTGA
- a CDS encoding recombinase family protein — MTAVIYARYSSDNQREESIEGQIRECTAYAEKNGITVVKHYIDRALSAKTDNRPDFQQMIKDSEKRLFDIVLVWKLDRFARNRYDSAHYEYQLERNHVKLVSATEPISDSPAGIMVKSMLTGMAEYYSAELSEKVVRGMTENVLKGKYNGGTIPIGFKVDEEKFFQVDPLKAPFVVEAFQRYNDGATMKELMNWLNDSGVTTNRNQKFTYNSVQTLLTNKRYIGENHFKDIVMPDSIPAIVDKDLFEEVQQKIKKNSRAPARHKAEDDYLLTTKLFCGMCGAMMFGECGTGRNKVVHHYYKCATAKRFKTCKKKTVRKEWLEDLVVAETMKLIQDDAVIDAIVAEVMELQDQENTTLPLLEKQMREVENGIENMLNAIQAGVLTNSTKSRLEKLEAQQKELEVRIAEEKIARPRLSENQVRFWLTRFRKLDPNMKSHRETLINTFVNAVYLYDEKVLITFNYKDGTKTITFDEIAAKDAPEGNGSDLGCFAPPKRPA; from the coding sequence ATGACCGCCGTGATTTACGCCCGCTATTCCAGCGACAATCAGCGTGAAGAATCCATCGAAGGTCAAATCCGGGAATGCACCGCCTATGCGGAGAAGAACGGTATCACCGTGGTCAAGCACTACATTGACCGCGCCCTTTCCGCCAAAACCGACAACCGCCCGGACTTCCAGCAGATGATCAAGGACAGCGAGAAACGGTTATTTGACATTGTGCTGGTCTGGAAACTTGACCGCTTTGCCCGAAACCGCTACGATTCTGCACATTATGAGTACCAGTTGGAGCGCAATCATGTCAAGCTGGTATCTGCCACGGAGCCCATTTCGGACAGCCCTGCGGGTATCATGGTCAAGAGTATGCTCACCGGCATGGCTGAATACTACTCGGCAGAACTTTCTGAAAAAGTTGTGCGCGGCATGACCGAGAATGTTCTGAAGGGAAAGTACAACGGCGGCACGATTCCCATTGGTTTTAAGGTGGATGAGGAGAAGTTCTTTCAAGTCGATCCGCTGAAAGCTCCCTTTGTGGTAGAAGCCTTTCAGCGGTACAACGATGGCGCAACTATGAAAGAACTGATGAACTGGCTGAACGACAGTGGCGTGACCACCAACCGTAATCAGAAGTTTACCTACAACAGTGTTCAGACGCTGCTGACGAACAAACGGTACATTGGTGAAAACCACTTCAAGGATATCGTAATGCCGGACAGCATCCCGGCCATCGTGGACAAGGACTTGTTTGAAGAAGTGCAGCAAAAAATCAAGAAGAACAGCCGCGCTCCTGCCCGTCACAAGGCCGAGGACGATTACTTGCTCACCACCAAGCTGTTCTGCGGAATGTGCGGCGCGATGATGTTCGGCGAGTGCGGCACAGGCCGAAACAAAGTTGTCCATCATTATTATAAGTGTGCCACTGCGAAACGTTTCAAGACCTGCAAGAAAAAGACCGTCCGTAAGGAATGGCTGGAAGATTTGGTCGTGGCTGAAACCATGAAGCTGATTCAGGACGATGCCGTGATTGATGCCATCGTTGCGGAAGTGATGGAGTTGCAGGATCAGGAAAACACCACTCTCCCTTTGCTGGAAAAGCAGATGCGCGAGGTAGAGAATGGCATTGAAAATATGCTGAACGCCATTCAAGCAGGTGTGCTGACCAACTCCACCAAATCGCGTTTGGAAAAGCTGGAAGCCCAGCAGAAAGAACTTGAAGTTCGGATTGCCGAAGAAAAAATCGCTCGGCCTCGGTTGAGTGAAAATCAGGTTCGGTTCTGGCTGACCCGGTTCCGCAAGCTCGACCCGAACATGAAAAGCCACCGGGAAACGCTTATCAATACATTCGTGAATGCTGTTTATCTCTATGATGAAAAAGTTTTGATTACATTCAACTACAAAGACGGCACAAAAACCATCACTTTCGATGAAATCGCCGCCAAAGATGCCCCAGAGGGCAATGGTTCGGATTTAGGTTGCTTCGCTCCACCAAAAAGACCAGCGTAG
- a CDS encoding ribonuclease Z, which yields MLTITLLGTAATMPLPDRALTAALAECGGHALLFDCGEGTQAAARRAGVNLMKLDAICLTHYHGDHIFGLPGLLQTLGCQGRERPLTLYGPEGLGEVWPALRTLAGPLPYPVRAVQLDTDPIDLTTLSSGWPAGAQLTPFRTRHRVPSRGYRLDLPRAGRFDPAKARALNVPVPAWKLLQRGQSIPLENGAVVSPADVLGPARRGLRFVFSGDTAPCPALEQAAQNADLFLCDATYPDNEQEAQAKQWGHSTFAQGAAIAKKADVRRFWLMHYSPMILEPEAALPNAQAVFPAAECGFDGKQIILQYDEETT from the coding sequence ATGCTGACCATTACACTGCTGGGCACGGCAGCCACCATGCCCCTGCCGGACCGTGCCCTGACCGCCGCGCTTGCCGAATGCGGGGGCCATGCCCTGCTGTTTGACTGCGGCGAGGGCACGCAGGCGGCGGCCCGCCGCGCCGGGGTCAACCTGATGAAGCTGGATGCCATCTGCCTGACCCACTATCACGGCGACCATATCTTCGGCCTGCCGGGCCTGCTGCAGACGCTGGGCTGTCAGGGCCGGGAGCGCCCGCTGACCCTTTACGGCCCCGAGGGACTGGGAGAGGTCTGGCCCGCCCTGCGCACCCTGGCCGGGCCGCTGCCGTATCCGGTCAGGGCTGTGCAGCTGGACACAGATCCCATCGACCTGACCACCCTTTCCTCCGGCTGGCCTGCGGGGGCGCAGCTTACGCCCTTCCGCACCCGGCACCGGGTGCCCAGCCGGGGCTACCGGCTCGACTTGCCCCGGGCGGGCCGCTTTGACCCTGCAAAGGCCCGGGCACTGAACGTTCCGGTGCCTGCATGGAAGCTGCTCCAGCGGGGCCAGAGCATCCCGCTGGAAAACGGGGCGGTGGTCTCCCCTGCGGATGTGCTGGGCCCGGCACGCCGGGGTCTGCGGTTTGTGTTCTCGGGTGATACCGCTCCCTGCCCGGCGCTGGAACAGGCCGCGCAGAACGCCGACCTCTTCCTCTGCGATGCCACCTACCCCGACAACGAGCAGGAGGCGCAGGCAAAGCAGTGGGGGCACAGCACTTTTGCGCAGGGTGCGGCCATTGCAAAAAAGGCTGATGTGCGCCGGTTCTGGCTGATGCATTATTCGCCCATGATCCTTGAACCGGAAGCCGCCCTGCCCAATGCACAGGCGGTATTCCCGGCGGCGGAGTGCGGCTTTGACGGCAAACAGATCATCCTGCAATATGACGAGGAAACAACATGA